A stretch of DNA from Penaeus monodon isolate SGIC_2016 chromosome 20, NSTDA_Pmon_1, whole genome shotgun sequence:
NNNNNNNNNNNNNNNNNNNNNNNNNNNNNNNNNNNNNNNNNNNNNNNNNNNNNNNNNNNNNNNNNNNNNNNNNNNNNNNNNNNNNNNNNNNNNNNNNNNNNNNNNNNNNNNNNNNNNNNNNNNNNNNNNNNNNNNNNNNNNNNNNNNNNNNNNNNNNNNNNNNNNNNNNNNNNNNNNNNNNNNNNNNNNNNNNNNNNNNNNNNNNNNNNNNNNNNNNNNNNNNNNNNNNNNNNNNNNNNNNNNNNNNNNNNNNNNNNNNNNNNNNNNNNNNNNNNNNNNNNNNNNNNNNNNNNNNNNNNNNNNNNNNNNNNNNNNNNNNNNNNNNNNNNNNNNNNNNNNNNNNNNNNNNNNNNNNNNNNNNNNNNNNNNNNNNNNNNNNNNNNNNNNNNNNNNNNNNNNNNNNNNNNNNNNNNNNNNNNNNNNNNNNNNNNNNNNNNNNNNNNNNNNNNNNNNNNNNNNNNNNNNNNNNNNNNNNNNNNNNNNNNNNNNNNNNNNNNNNNNNNNNNNNNNNNNNNNNNNNNNNNNNNNNNNNNNNNNNNNNNNNNNNNNNNNNNNNNNNNNNNNNNNNNNNNNNNNNNNNNNNNNNNNNNNNNNNNNNNNNNNNNNNNNNNNNNNNNNNNNNNNNNNNNNNNNNNNNNNNNNNNNNNNNNNNNNNNNNNNNNNNNNNNNNNNNNNNNNNNNNNNNNNNNNNNNNNNNNNNNNNNNNNNNNNNNNNNNNNNNNNNNNNNNNNNNNNNNNNNNNNNNNNNNNNNNNNNNNNNNNNNNNNNNNNNNNNNNNNNNNNNNNNNNNNNNNNNNNNNNNNNNNNNNNNNNNNNNNNNNNNNNNNNNNNNNNNNNNNNNNNNNNNNNNNNNNNNNNNNNNNNNNNNNNNNNNNNNNNNNNNNNNNNNNNNNNNNNNNNNNNNNNNNNNNNNNNNNNNNNNNNNNNNNNNNNNNNNNNNNNNNNNNTTTTTNNNNNNNNNNNNNNNNNNNNNNNNNNNNNNNNNNNNNNNNNNNNNNNNNNNNNNNNNNNNNNNNNNNNNNNNNNNNNNNNNNNNNNNNNNNNNNNNNNNNNNNNNNNNNNNNNNNNNNNNNNNNNNNNNNNNNNNNNNNNNNNNNNNNNNNNNNNNCGGTANNNNNNNNNNNNNNNNNNNNNNNNNNNNNNNNNNNNNNNNNNNNNNNNNNNNNNNNNNNNNNNNNNNNNNNNNNNNNNNNNNNNNNNNNNNNNNNNNNNNNNNNNNNNNNNNNNNNNNNNNNNNNNNNNNNNNNNNNNNNNNNNNNNNNNNNNNNNNNNNNNNNNNNNNNNNNNNNNNNNNNNNNNNNNNNNNNNNNNNNNNNNNNNNNNNNNNNNNNNNNNNNNNNNNNNNNNNNNNNNNNNNNNNNNNNNNNNNNNNNNNNNNNNNNNNNNNNNNNNNNNNNNNNNNNNNNNNNNNNNNNNNNNNNNNNNNNNNNNNNNNNNNNNNNNNNNNNNNNNNNNNNNNNNNNNNNNNNNNNNNNNNNNNNNNNNNNNTATTTCTTATTCCTATATAAGTTCATATTCATTaatcctatataataatatatatacgatgatCATATANNNNNNNNNNNNNNNNNNNNNNNNNNNNNNNNNNNNNNNNNNNNNNNNNNNNNNNNNNNNNNNNNNNNNNNNNNNNNNTATATTTTGGCGGTCCCGNNNNNNNNNNNNNNNNNNNNNNNNNNNNNNNNNNNNNNNNNNNNNNNNNNNNNNNNNNNNNNNNNNNNNNNNNNNNNNNNNNNNNNNNNNNNNNNNNNNNNNNNNNNNNNNNNNNNNNNNNNNNNNNNNNNNNNNNNNNNNNNNNNNNNNNNNNNNNNNNNNNNNNNNNNNNNNNNNNNNNNNNNNNNNNNNNNNNNNNNNNNNNNNNNNNNNNNNNNNNNNNNNNNNNNNNNNNNNNNNNNNNNNNNNNNNNNNNNNNNNNNNNNNNNNNNNNNNNNNNNNNNNNNNNNNNNNNNNNNNNNNNNNNNNNNNNNNNNNNNNNNNNNNNNNNNNNNNNNNNNNNNNNNNNNNNNNNNNNNNNNNNNNNNNNNNNNNNNNNNNNNNNNNNNNNNNNNNNNNNNNNNNNNNNNNNNNNNNNNNNNNNNNNNNNNNNNNNNNNNNNNNNNNNNNNNNNNNNNNNNNNNNNNNNNNNNNNNNNNNNNNNNNNNNNNNNNNNNNNNNNNNNNNNNNNNNNNNNNNNNNNNNNNNNNNNNNNNNNNNNNNNNNNNNNNNNNNNNNNNNNNNNNNNNNNNNNNNNNNNNNNNNNNNNNNNNNNNNNNNNNNNNNNNNNNNNNNNNNNNNNNNNNNNNNNNNNNNNNNNNNNNNNNNNNNNNNNNNNNNNNNNNNNNNNNNNNNNNNNNNNNNNNNNNNNNNNNNNNNNNNNNNNNNNNNNNNNNNNNNNNNNNNNNNNNNNNNNNNNNNNNNNNNNNNNNNNNNNNNNNNNNNNNNNNNNNNNNNNNNNNNNNNNNNNNNNNNNNNNNNNNNNNNNNNNNNNNNNNNNNNNNNNNNNNNNNNNNNNNNNNNNNNNNNNNNNNNNNNNNNNNNNNNNNNNNNNNNNNNNNNNNNNNNNNNNNNNNNNNNNNNNNNNNNNNNNNNNNNNNNNNNNNNNNNNNNNNNNNNNNNNNNNNNNNNNNNNNNNNNNNNNNNNNNNNNNNNNNNNNNNNNNNNNNNNNNNNNNNNNNNNNNNNNNNNNNNNNNNNNNNNNNNNNNNNNNNNNNNNNNNNNNNNNNNNNNNNNNNNNNNNNNNNNNNNNNNNNNNNNNNNNNNNNNNNNNNNNNNNNNNNNNNNNNNNNNNNNNNNNNNNNNNNNNNNNNNNNNNNNNNNNNNNNNNNNNNNNNNNNNNNNNNNNNNNNNNNNNNNNNNNNNNNNNNNNNNNNNNNNNNNNNNNNNNNNNNNNNNNNNNNNNNNNNNNNNNNNNNNNNNNNNNNNNNNNNNNNNNNNNNNNNNNNNNNNNNNNNNNNNNNNNNNNNNNNNNNNNNNNNNNNNNNNNNNNNNNNNNNNNNNNNNNNNNNNNNNNNNNNNNNNNNNNNNNNNNNNNNNNNNNNNNNNNNNNNNNNNNNNNNNNNNNNNNNNNNNNNNNNNNNNNNNNNNNNNNNNNNNNNNNNNNNNNNNNNNNNNNNNNNNNNNNNNNNNNNNNNNNNNNNNNNNNNNNNNNNNNNNNNNNNNNNNNNNNNNNNNNNNNNNNNNNNNNNNNNNNNNNNNNNNNNNNNNNNNNNNNNNNNNNNNNNNNNNNNNNNNNNNNNNNNNNNNNNNNNNNNNNNNNNNNNNNNNNNNNNNNNNNNNNNNNNNNNNNNNNNNNNNNNNNNNNNNNNNNNNNNNNNNNNNNNNNNNNNNNNNNNNNNNNNNNNNNNNNNNNNNNNNNNNNNNNNNNNNNNNNNNNNNNNNNNNNNNNNNNNNNNNNNNNNNNNNNNNNNNNNNNNNNNNNNNNNNNNNNNNNNNNNNNNNNNNNNNNNNNNNNNNNNNNNNNNNNNNNNNNNNNNNNNNNNNNNNNNNNNNNNNNNNNNNNNNNNNNNNNNNNNNGTNNNNNNNNNNNNNNNNNNNNNNNNNNNNNNNNNNNNNNNNNNNNNNNNNNNNCTCATTTCTTTGTGCTGTACTGTNNNNNNNNNNNNNNNNNNNNNNNNNNNNNNNNNNNNNNNNNNNNNNNNNNNNNNNNNNNNNNNNNNNNNNNNNNNNNNNNNNNNNNNNNNNNNNNNNNNNNNNNNNNNNNNNNNNNNNNNNNNNNNNNNNNNNNNNNNNNNNNNNNNNNNNNNNNNNNNNNNNNNNNNNNNNNNNNNNNNNNNNNNNNNNNNNNNNNNNNNNNNNNNNNNNNNNNNNNNNNNNNNNNNNNNNNNNNNNNNNNNNNNNNNNNNNNNNNNNNNNNNNNNNNNNNNNNNNNNNNNNNNNNNNNNNNNNNNNNNNNNNNNNNNNNNNNNNNNNNNNNNNNNNNNNNNNNNNNNNNNNNNNNNNNNNNNNNNNNNNNNNNNNNNNNNNNNNNNNNNNNNNNNNNNNNNNNNNNNNNNNNNNNNNNNNNNNNNNNNNNNNNNNNNNNNNNNNNNNNNNNNNNNNNNNNNNNNNNNNNNNNNNNNNNNNNNNNNNNNNNNNNNNNNNNNNNNNNNNNNNNNNNNNNNNNNNNNNNNNNNNNNNNNNNNNNNNNNNNNNNNNNNNNNNNNNNNNNNNNNNNNNNNNNNNNNNNNNNNNNNNNNNNNNNNNNNNNNNNNNNNNNNNNNNNNNNNNNNNNNNNNNNNNNNNNNNNNNNNNNNNNNNNNNNNNNNNNNNNNNNGTTAGCAAAGGTGCTGTTGACTGCTTCACCTGTGACAATCTCCAGGCAGGACGCCAATGCACGTGGCGGCCGTTTGCGGACAGGCGTCGATGGTGGAAGCTCTCTGGGCCAGCGGGGCGAAAGTGAACGCCGAGGACTCTGCATGCGACACACCCCTCCACAAGGCAGCTTCACAAGGGCAGCGTCCTGCTGTGGTCGCACTGCTGACGCTCGGTGCCTTCGTTCACAAGGAGAACAAGGAAGGAAGGACTGCGAAGGACCTAATGGGGACCACCTCTGCTCGGGAATTCTTCTCCATGGTACACACGCCCGGAATGAAAACTTATAGCTCTTACTCATTAAATGTTCTGGCTCTATGCTAGACCTCATGGTtgttgaattgttatcattacttaatgCGCAAGAAAAAATACCACACTTCGATGAATACATATCTAATGAGACACGAAGCTAAAATGAGTTAAATAAAGTTACTTTTAGGCCAGGGTATTGACTGCAgtcgggaaggagaggaagaaaaagatacaggttagtttttttatagaaaaagtaTACACTTAAAGatcaaatgcaataatgaaaaagtaatatatatgtagatggttTAATCAAACCTGAAATAGTATAGCGTAGAATTATATTatcttgtttatatttaaaaatgtatgaattgaaataaaatgtataaagaaGATATGAAAATCGTTNNNNNNNNNNNNNNNNNNNNNNNNNNNNNNNNNNNNNNNNNNNNNNNNNNNNNNNNNNNNNNNNNNNNNNNNNNNNNNNNNNNNNNNNNNNNNNNNNNNNNNNNNNNNNNNNNNNNNNNNNNNNNNNNNNNNNNNNNNNNNNNNNNNNNNNNNNNNNNNNNNNNNNNNNNNNNNNNNNNNNNNNNNNNNNNNNNNNNNNNNNNNNNNNNNNNNNNNNNNNNNNNNNNNNNNNNNNNNNNNNNNNNNNNNNNNNNNNNNNNNNNNNNNNNNNNNNNNNNNNNNNNNNNNNNNNNNNNNNNNNNNNNNNNNNNNNNNNNNNNNNNNNNNNNNNNNNNNNNNNNNNNNNNNNNNNNNNNNNNNNNNNNNNNNNNNNNNNNNNNNNNNNNNNNNNNNNNNNNNNNNNNNNNNNNNNNNNNNNNNNNNNNNNNNNNNNNNNNNNNNNTANNNNNNNNNNNNNNNNNNNNNNNNNNNNNNNNNNNNNNNNNNNNNNNNNNNNNNNNNNNNNNNNNNNNNNNNNNNNNNNNNNNNNNNNNNNNNNNNNNNNNNNNNNNNNNNNNNNNNNNNNNNNNNNNNNNNNNNNNNNNNNNNNNNNNNNNNNNNNNNNNNNNNNNNNNNNNNNNNNNNNNNNNNNNNNNNNNNNNNNNNNNNNNNNNNNNNNNNNNNNNNNNNNNNNNNNNNNNNNNNNNNNNNNNNNNNNNNNNNNNNNNNNNNNNNNNNNNNNNNNNNNNNNNNNNNNNNNNNNNNNNNNNNNNNNNNNNNNNNNNNNNNNNNNNNNNNNNNNNNNNNNNNNNNNNNNNNNNNNNNNNNNNNNNNNNNNNNNNNNNNNNNNNNNNNNNNNNNNNNNNNNNNNNNNNNNNNNNNNNNNNNNNNNNNNNNNNNNNNNNNNNNNNNNNNNNNNNNNNNNNNNNNNNNNNNNNNNNNNNNNNNNNNNNNNNNNNNNNNNNNNNNNNNNNNNNNNNNNNNNNNNNNNNNNNNNNNNNNNNNNNNNNNNNNNNNNNNNNNNNNNNNNNNNNNNNNNNNNNNNNNNNNNNNNNNNNNNNNNNNNNNNNNNNNNNNNNNNNNNNNNNNNNNNNNNNNNNNNNNNNNNNNNNNNNNNNNNNNNNNNNNNNAAAAATATGCTCTTTTATGTGTTTCTGGAATGTTTACCTCATTTCAGAACAAAATCAATCTGTTCACTGAGTCTCATTTCATCTGATTCCATACCTGTGACATTCCTGACACCCGTTTATTCCTGCAGGAGGAACACGAGTATCAAGTCCGGGAGATGAACGAGAAGTTTAACGCGAAAGAGACGGAGGCAACCAATCTGCAGAAGGAGGCCAGAGACCTGAGGGAGaacatcaggaaaaaaaatgaggagatcAGATTACTACAGGTTCGTGCATGAGNNNNNNNNNNNNNNNNNNNNNNNNNNNNNNNNNNNNNNNNNNNGAGAAACATTTATGCGAGTATagcagtgagaaagagaaaaaggagagacataaaaaagggaagagtgaaTAGCCNNNNNNNNNNNNNNNNNNNNNNNNNNNNNNNNNNNNNNNNNNNNNNNNNNNNNNNNNNNNNNNNNNNNNNNNNNNNNNNNNNNNACAATATATATTCTCAAACGCTACAATGAAGTAAACGTCTTGAAATAACTTAACAGGCAGATCTTACCTTGCTCTTCCAGCCAGCAGAGAAACAGCAGTATGATATCAGACGTGTACCTCAGTACAGTATGCCATAGAATATaatgtttacatgtttattttgttAAGTTTTCTTTAAAGAAATAGTACATCCATGATACAAAAGTTTGTATCTGAAGACAGAAAGGGATTAATACCCAGTGTAAACCGGAATGCAAGTCAACCAGTGATGATGCCCTTTGCTTCTGGAAGCTTCGCATTTTCTTGATATCTTTGTCTTCTAAGTAGCATTACTAGTTATCTGACTCCCCCTGTCTGCCTGTGCTGACATATACTACTTCCCTGTAGCTCATGGCTACAGAGACATTCCTAACGCGTATCATTTTCTTTTGCAGGAAAAACACGAGGAGCGAGTATGGGACATGAAAAGGACGTATTATGCGAAGGAGACGGAGGTGGCCGATCTGCAGAAGGAGAACAGAATCTTGAGGGGAaacatcgaagaaaaaaaaaaggagatgggatTGCTAAAGGTTCGCGCAAGAGGGAGTGACAGGAGAGACGGGCGAAATACTGAGAAAAGTTtgtgaaagggagaagaaaaaagaaaaacgtgaatGGGATAGTATGGGGAACTAGAGAatgtaggagaggagagatacacagaaaggaagagataggcaGGGAAAGATTAGTCGATAAAGACGTAAGCTGCAGAGAGACTGACACGAGAAGGAAACCCTGGTGAATCACACAATTGGCAGAGCCAAGCTCTTCCCAGTTGCCAGAGAACTGGCATCAGGCTACGAGTTGAAGTTGGTATGGTTTATGGACATTGGCAAATACTGGTACTAATGCAAGGAGGTTAATCAATACAAAGATCTGTGAAGCAGTTTTTATTTTCTAGGAAATGtcccttttttattagttttcgcAAAAGGAAAGGAGACAATACCTTAAACTGATTTTATTCTAAGGCTAGATCGTGTGGAGTTCGCCCGACTGGATGGTAAATATGTTCTTTGTTTGGGACGTTACATAGAGGGACGGACGATGGAGGAAAGGCTGAAAAGCATTTTGATATATATNNNNNNNNNNNNNNNNNNNNNNNNNNNNNNNNNNNNNNNNNNNNNNNNNNNNNNNNNNNNNNNNNNNNNNNNNNNNNNNNNNNNNNNNNNNNNNNNNNNNNNNNNNNNNNNNNNNNNNNNNNNNNNNNNNNNNNNNNNNNNNNNNNNNNNNNNNNNNNNNNNNNNNNNNNNNNNNNNNNNNNNNNNNNNNNNNNNNNNNNNNNNNNNNNNNNNNNNNNNNNNNNNNNNNNNNNNNNNNNNNNNNNNNNNNNNNNNNNNNNNNNNNNNNNNNNNNNNNNNNNNNNNNNNNNNNNNNNNNNNNNNNNNNNNNNNNNNNNNNNNNNNNNNNNNNNNNNNNNNNNNNNNNNNNNNNNNNNNNNNNNNNNNNNNNNNNNNNNNNNNNNNNNNNNNNNNNNNNNNNNNNNNNNNNNNNNNNNNNNNNNNNNNNNNNNNNNNNNNNNNNNNNNNNNNNNNNNNNNNNNNNNNNNNNNNNAGATGAAGAAAAAGTATGACTGGATGCATGTGATGANNNNNNNNNNNNNNNNNNNNNNNNNNNNNNNNNNNNNCCTTATATATCTTGTATGTTTGATTCCCAAATAATTAACTGATGATAAAGTTTTCTTCCGAAATCTGTGTTTTTATCCAGCTATCNNNNNNNNNNNNNNNNNNNNNNNNNNNNNNNNNNNNNNNNNNNNNNNNNNNNNNNNNNNNNNNNNNNNNNNNNNNNNNNNNNNNNNNNNNNNATATATGGTTATCTAGTTATACACTATCTGTCAAACAGTATTTTCCTCGGGGTCATAACCACAGATACCTAACGTGCATTATCTTCAGGATGAAGTGTGGGACGTGAGCGGAGAATATGAAGCGAAGGAGGCTGAGGCATATGATCTGCGGATGGAAAACAAAGACCTGAAGAAAAAGctaatggaaaaaagagaggagatcaGATCCCAAAAGGTAAGTGttagtggaggagagggaaggagaaagggagattagaaaaaaatattattaaaatattatagagTGTTGATTAATTGCAATAGTTATTTGATCTCATTATTACATTTGATTGCCGTTATAGGGTCTATCAAAGTCTGACCTTTTTTGAATACCACCCCGTGCGCTGAAAGTTNNNNNNNNNNNNNNNNNNNNNNNNNNNNNNNNNNNNNNNNNNNNNNNNNNNNNNNNNNNNNNNNNNNNNNNNNNNNNNNNNNNNNNNNNNNNNNNNNNNNNNNNNNNNNNNNNNNNNNNNNNNNNNNNNNNNNNNNNNNNNNNNNNNNNNNNNNNNNNNNNNNNNNNNNNNNNNNNNNNNNNNNNNNNNNNNNNNNNNNNNNNNNNNNNNNNNNNNNNNNNNNNNNNNNNNNNNNNNNNNNNNNNNNNNNNNNNNNNNNNNNNNNNNNNNNNNNNNNNNNNNNNNNNNNNNNNNNNNNNNNNNNNNNNNNNNNNNNNNNNNNNNNNNNNNNNNNNNNNNNNNNNNNNNNNNNNNNNNNNNNACAGGCAAGGTTAGGTTAGGCTCGTAGACGTCCCCTTGATTCGCCGTCTCGCAACAtaaaccgctctctctctctttcttccatctccgtctccaggagggtggtaaaaaaagaaaggaaaaaacggagAGACATGTTCGAACGAGTCGAGAAAATGCCGGGAAGCGCGACAGTTGTTTCAGTTCACCGTCGCTTAGAAACTGATGGAAAATACTGAATGAAACTTTTAGTTTTGACTTTTTTAAGAATTTATGCTATACTAAATCATTATGACACTATTTCCATATCGTATACCGTATTGCGCTACACTGCAGAATTTATAATGGTGCCTGAAAAAGGTAAAATTCCCGTACACTTCATGATTTACCATTGTCTGNNNNNNNNNNNNNNNNNNNNNNNNNNNNNNNNNNNNNNNNNNNNNNNNNNNNNNNNNNNNNNNNNNNNNNNNNNNNNNNNNNNNNNNNNNNNNNNNNNNNNNNNNNNNNNNNNNNNNNNNNNNNNNNNNNNNNNNNNNNNNNNNNNNNNNNNNNNNNNNNNNNNNNNNNNNNNNNNNNNNNNNNNNNNNNNNNNNNNNNNNNNNNNNNNNNNNNNNNNNNNNNNNNNNNNNNNNNNNNNNNNNNNNNNNNNNNNNNNNNNNNNNNNNNNNNNNNNNNNNNNNNNNNNNNNNNNNNNNNNNNNNNNNNNNNNNNNNNNNNNNNNNNNNNNNNNNNNNNNNNNNNNNNNNNNNNNNNNNNNNNNNNNNNNNNNNNNNNNNNNNNNNNNNNNNNNNNNNNNNNNNNNNNNNNNNNNNNNNNNNNNNNNNNNNNNNNNNNNNNNNNNNNNNNNNNNNNNNNNNNNNNNNNNNNNNNNNNNNNNNNNNNNCATTATGCCTGACCACTCAAAAAATTGACCGAGTTCAGATTTACGAGATCCGGGGTAGCGGGGATCGACTGTACTAATTTTTCTTTACTGAAACCTGAAATACTAATCCATTGCTTGTTTCTGTTTGATAATTTCCTGACCAATCTTGCCTAATTCAGGACCTGGCATCCAAGAACGAAGAACTCAAAACGAAAATCGATTTGCTTCAAGACAGGGTCGCGTCGCTTGAAGTAAGTACATAATTGTAATTAGACCTTTATTGCTGTGCATATTTGTGATATATGAATAGACGNNNNNNNNNNNNNNNNNNNNNNNNNNNNNNNNNNNNNNNNNNNNNNNNNNNNNNNNNNNNNNNNNNNNNNNNNNNNNNNNNNNNNNNNNNNNNNNNNNNNNNNNNNNNNNNNNNNNNNNNNNNNNNNNNNNNNNNNNNNNNNNNNNNNNNNNNNNNNNNNNNNNNNNNNNNNNNNNNNNNNNNNNNNNNNNNNNNNNNNNNNNNNNNNNNNNNNNNNNNNNNNNNNNNNNNNNNNNNNNNNNNNNNNNNNNNNNNNNNNNNNNNNNNNNNNNNNNNNNNNNNNNNNNNNNNNNNNNNNNNNNNNNNNNNNNNNNNNNNNNNNNNNNNNNNNNNNNNNNNNNNNNNNNNNNNNNNNNNNNNNNNNNNNNNNNNNNNNNNNNNNNNNNNNNNNNNNNNNNNNNNNNNNNNNNNNNNNNNNNNNNNNNNNNNNNNNNNNNNNNNNNNNNNNNNNNNNNNNNNNNNNNNNNNNNNNNNNNNNNNNNNNNNNNNNNNNNNNNNNNNNNNNNNNNNNNNNNNNNNNNNNNNNNNNNNNNNNNNNNNNNNNNNNNNNNNNNNNNNNNNNNNNNNNNNNNNNNNNNNNNNNNNNNNNNNNNNNNNNNNNNNNNNNNNNNNNNNNNNNNNNNNNNNNNNNNNNNNNNNNNNNNNNNNNNNNNNNNNNNNNNNNNNNNNNNNNNNNNNNNNNNNNNNNNNNNNNNNNNNNNNNNNNNNNNNNNNNNNNNNNNNNNNNNNNNNNNNNNNNNNNNNNNNNNNNNNNNNNGATAATTTACTTTCCTGCGTGCCCTTACCCCACAGTCTTCCCAGAAAGTACAAGTGCAAACGAACCAATACCTGAGGACGCAGttgggagagaagacagaggagctTGCACAGGCCAAGGTATCTTTTCATTCTGCAAGTCATGGAGTCGTACAAGTGCCCACATGCTAATGGGGAAAATgtcgaaaatgaaagaaataggcTGCCAAGGTGAACATTGTGCATTTGTATGACTGTATCCTAATAAAATACAGCTTCAATAGATTATTCGTTTACAGGCAGAACACACAAAAATGGAGAAACATCTCAGAAGAAGGGCAGAGAGGAAACAAGACGAGGCAGACGAGGCAGTCGAAAAGCAAAATGACCTTCATGAGAAGCTGAAGAGACGCGACAGAAGGATCGAGTTCCTGACGGTAGGGCCTCGCACTTTTGCAAAAAGCATATGTTGTGCGTTGCTATTTCAGTTCGAAGCAGTAGATTTAAGATATTAGTAATGAGCATGATGATCGCTACAAGTAGCATGTCGTTAACGGTAATAAGAATATACGAAAGACTGTTATATTAAGACTGGGAACAAAGAAACTTTTATTCGTTTACCTTTATTCGTTCATCCTCTTGGCATCTGCAAAGGTCAGAGATCAAGAGGatatgaaaaggaataaaaatcgtATCCCCTGCATTAATGTGCAAGAACCGTAAATAGAATTCAGCGATGTTCGGATTTATGACAATAACCTCTCGTTTGAAACTTGCACCGAGCCTAAACGAGCATCAATTTCACTTTAGTTTAGTTTATAATTTGAAAGATTCGCGTAAAGTTTAATTTTGTCAGGAGTAAACTTGAATTTACACACAAGGTTATTGGCTTTGGGTGAAACAATGGCTTATTTCTAAATATGAAAACGGAGTTTGCAATCAATTCTACATTATATAGAGGTTTTAATATGAANNNNNNNNNNNNNNNNNNNNNNNNNNNNNNNNNNNNNNNNNNNNNNNNNNNNNNNNNNNNNNNNNNNNNNNNNNNNNNNNNNNNNNNNNNNNNNNNNNNNtaatatgaaaattataaaatgaatatgatCATCACATGATCcagtatattttttcttcactNNNNNNNNNNNNNNNNNNNNNNNNNNNNNNNNNNNNNNNNNNNNNNNNNNNNNNNNNNNNNNNNNNNNNNNNNNNNNNNNNNNNNNNNNNNNNNNNNNNNNNNNNNNNNNNNNNNNNNNNNNNNNNNNNNNNNNNNNNNNNNNNNNNNNNNNNNNNNNNNNNNNNNNNNNNNNNNNNNNNNNNNNNNNNNNNNNNNNNNNNNNNNNNNNNNNNNNNNNNNNNNNNNNNNNNNNNNNNNNNNNNNNNNNNNNNNNNNNNNNNNNNNNNNNNNNNNNNNNNNNNNNNNNNNNNNNNNNNNNNNNNNNNNNNNNNNNNNNNNNNNNNNNNNNNNNNNNNNNNNNNNNNNNNNNNNNNNNNNNNNNNNNNNNNNNNNNNNNNNNNNNNNNNNNNNNNNNNNNNNNNNNNNNNNNNNNNNNNNNNNNNNNNNNNNNNNNNNNNNtaaaatatatatcaaaagctTTTTCAGCCTTTCCTCCTCGTCCGCCCCTTTTTAACGTCCCAAACAAAGAACAATTTACCACCCATCGGGCGAACCCCACAATCtagccttagaaaaaaaaatcagtttaaggtattgtctcctttttttttgcgaaaactaataaaaaaggacttttcctaaaaaaaaaaaactgttccagATCTTTGTTTTGTTTAACCTCTTGCATTAGTACCATATTTGCCAATGCCCAAAAACCATACCAACCAATCGTACCCTGATGCCAGTTCTCGGGCAACGGGGAAAGAGCTTGGCTCTCCCCTTTGTGTGATTCACCAGGGTTTCCTTCTTTTCGTCCTCTGCGTTTAGCTTTATCGCTAATTTTTTCCCTGcctatcttttcccccctttctgtgTATCTTCTCTCCTacattcttttttccccatactatcccattcctttttcttttttcttttcccttttacaaacTTTTCTAGTATTTcgccccttccttcactccctcttgcgcgaacctttttaaaaccctctcctttttttttttttcgtgttttccccccaaaattctgTTTCCTTTTGCAAAACGGCACCCCCGTCTCCTTCGCAAAACGCCTTTCATGTCCCCTACTCGCTCCCCGTGTTTTttccgcaaaagaaaaaaaacgcgttAGGAAAGTCTCTGTAGCCCCCTGGCTACAGGGAAATAGTATATTCAGCACAGCGACAGGGGGGGCAATAACTTAAAAGCTActtagaaacaaaaaatatcaagaaaatgcGAAACTTTTCCGAAGCAAAGGCACATCACTGTTGACTTGCATTCTTTTTCACTGGGTATAACCTTTCTGTCTTCAGATCAAAATTTGTATAGGATGTACTAtttctttaaag
This window harbors:
- the LOC119585885 gene encoding COP1-interactive protein 1-like (The sequence of the model RefSeq protein was modified relative to this genomic sequence to represent the inferred CDS: added 316 bases not found in genome assembly), which codes for MHVAAVCGQASMVEALWASGAKVNAEDSACDTPLHKAASQGQRPAVVALLTLGAFVHKENKEGRTAKDLMGTTSAREFFSMARVLTAVGKERKKKIQEEHEYQVREMNEKFNAKETEATNLQKEARDLRENIRKKNEEIRLLQEKHEERVWDMKRTYYAKETEVADLQKENRILRGNIEEKKKEMGLLKDEVWDVSGEYEAKEAEAYDLRMENKDLKKKLMEKREEIRSQKDLASKNEELKTKIDLLQDRVASLESSQKVQVQTNQYLRTQLGEKTEELAQAKAEHTKMEKHLRRRAERKQDEADEAVEKQNDLHEKLKRRDRRIEFLTKQIKEKERMIRNLDSPLSDGSWQAVGRKATTRDESPQGVRRDESPQAEGRDESPQAVSRAEFPQAAGRDESPQSVNRNKSPQAAGMDQSPQATGKDECPHAVSRA